The following are from one region of the Dreissena polymorpha isolate Duluth1 chromosome 2, UMN_Dpol_1.0, whole genome shotgun sequence genome:
- the LOC127870137 gene encoding zinc finger protein 11-like has product MTGVVRCPGQLSQYEQFQSNVASYLSQYEQFQANEASYLSQYEQFQANEASYLSQYEQFQANEAAYLSQYEQFQANEEASYLSQYEQFQANVASYLSQYEQFQANVASYLSQYEQFQANEASYLSQYEQYQANVASYLSQYEQYQANEASYLSQYEQFQANVASYLSQYEQFQANEASYLSQYEQYQANVASYLSQYEQFQANVASYLSQYEQFQANEASYLSQYEQYQANVASYLSQYEQFQANEASYLSQYEQISANEASYLSQYKQFQANEASYLSQYEQFQANVASYLSQYEQFQAN; this is encoded by the exons ATGACCGGTGTCGTGCGGTGTCCG GGCCAACTGTCTCAGTACGAACAATTCCAATCTAATGTAGCCTCCTACCTGTCTCAGTACGAACAATTCCAAGCTAATGAAGCCTCCTACCTGTCTCAGTACGAACAATTCCAAGCTAATGAAGCCTCCTACCTGTCTCAGTACGAACAATTCCAAGCTAATGAAGCCGCCTACCTGTCTCAGTACGAACAATTCCAAGCTAATGAAGAAGCCTCCTACCTGTCTCAGTACGAACAATTCCAAGCTAATGTAGCCTCCTACCTGTCTCAGTACGAACAATTCCAAGCTAATGTAGCCTCCTACCTGTCTCAGTACGAACAATTCCAAGCTAATGAAGCCTCCTACCTGTCTCAGTACGAACAATACCAAGCTAATGTAGCCTCCTACCTGTCTCAGTACGAACAATACCAAGCTAATGAAGCCTCCTACCTGTCTCAGTACGAACAATTCCAAGCTAATGTAGCCTCCTACCTGTCTCAGTACGAACAATTCCAAGCTAATGAAGCCTCCTACCTGTCTCAGTACGAACAATACCAAGCTAATGTAGCCTCCTACCTGTCTCAGTACGAACAATTCCAAGCTAATGTAGCCTCCTACCTGTCTCAGTACGAACAATTCCAAGCTAATGAAGCCTCCTACCTGTCTCAGTACGAACAATACCAAGCTAATGTAGCCTCCTACCTGTCTCAGTACGAACAATTCCAAGCTAATGAAGCCTCCTACCTGTCTCAGTACGAACAAATCTCAGCTAATGAAGCCTCCTACCTGTCTCAGTACAAACAATTCCAAGCTAATGAAGCCTCCTACCTGTCTCAGTACGAACAATTCCAAGCTAATGTAGCCTCCTACCTGTCTCAGTACGAACAATTCCAAGCTAATTAA
- the LOC127869270 gene encoding uncharacterized protein LOC127869270 has translation MLFEIEAFRDHLVGDLNALVHATKQELRSLSDELKTLLEKDVIMCAQFRESLGISCDVMDDVGEKSRTLMFIAEQKSIMLFEKADNLLHDISVKGKCSLRFKQNDGIRQSLRDLKRIGQIIKQTPNKIIECKRSRRYNVRMKDDIEDVLITGICESTNGQYVICDSRNKKLKLLDSAFQIISRLEVPGCIHGITSVDATKLVCSVSGKKLNLLYFVAVNVEGLEIVNYTDLPHDCRGICRRDEELYVSSINALYVYTLAGELLRKIDVNESIHSVHRCAVSLDGTRIYVTADDSTELVTLSNDGSLLSTFTDSEQRKMGNVHVTHNGQVLVCCWEDNSVIQLHNDGREQLAVLVTNGDGLYDPQTVYYSHATNKVIVGFNGDEIMVLDVK, from the exons ATGTTGTTTGAAATAGAAGCATTTCGCGATCACCTTGTGGGCGATTTAAATGCGCTTGTGCATGCGACCAAACAAGAACTCCGATCATTAAGTGATGAGTTGAAAACATTGCTAGAAAAGGATGTTATAATGTGTGCGCAGTTTAGAGAAAGTTTAGGTATATCGTGTGATGTAATGGATGATGTTGGAGAAAAGAGTCGGACGTTAATGTTTATTGCTGAGCAGAAAAGCATAATGCTATTTGAAAAAGCTGATAATTTGCTACATGACATTTCTGTCAAAGGGAAATGCAGTCTGCGGTTCAAACAAAATGATGGAATACGGCAAAGTTTACGTGACTTAAAAAGAATAGGTCAGATAATAAAGCAAACaccaaataaaataattgaatgcAAACGTTCACGTCGATATAATGTGCGAATGAAAGATGATATTGAAGATGTATTGATAACTGGCATATGCGAATCGACCAACGGCCAATACGTTATATGCGACTCTAGAAACAAAAAGTTAAAACTATTAGACAGTGCATTTCAGATTATCAGCAGATTGGAAGTACCTGGTTGCATCCATGGCATTACCAGTGTCGATGCGACGAAGCTGGTGTGCAGTGTCAGTGGGAAAAAACTTAATTTGCTTTACTTTGTGGCGGTGAATGTTGAAGGATTAGAGATTGTAAACTATACAGATTTGCCGCACGATTGCCGGGGGATTTGCAGACGCGACGAAGAACTCTACGTTTCCTCTATAAATGCACTTTATGTTTACACTCTGGCTGGCGAACTTTTAAGGAAAATTGATGTCAATGAATCAATACATTCAG TCCACAGATGCGCAGTGTCTCTCGATGGAACGAGGATATACGTGACCGCCGACGACAGCACTGAGCTAGTCACTCTTTCAAATGACGGGTCTCTCCTGTCAACGTTTACTGATTCAGAGCAGAGGAAAATGGGAAACGTCCACGTGACACATAATGGTCAAGTCTTGGTTTGTTGTTGGGAGGACAACAGTGTTATACAACTTCATAACGACGGCAGAGAGCAACTGGCAGTGTTGGTAACCAACGGTGATGGATTATACGACCCACAGACAGTGTATTACAGTCATGCCACGAATAAAGTTATCGTTGGTTTTAATGGCGATGAAATCATGGTATTGGATgttaaataa